From Halobacillus sp. Marseille-Q1614, the proteins below share one genomic window:
- a CDS encoding pro-sigmaK processing inhibitor BofA family protein, which translates to MDPVLVILLLALAIPLLLIVGMPASPIKWLGQAFMKVVIAVVLLFFINLFGAEFGLHIPINGFTTIASALLGIPGILSLVAIHIWVF; encoded by the coding sequence ATGGATCCGGTGCTCGTTATTCTTCTATTGGCTTTGGCGATTCCTCTACTTTTAATTGTAGGAATGCCGGCTTCCCCAATTAAGTGGTTAGGACAAGCTTTTATGAAAGTGGTTATTGCGGTCGTCTTATTGTTTTTTATTAATTTATTTGGAGCGGAGTTTGGTCTTCACATTCCTATAAACGGTTTTACGACGATTGCTTCGGCTTTATTAGGAATACCAGGTATCTTGTCATTAGTAGCGATTCATATATGGGTATTTTAA
- a CDS encoding YaaL family protein produces MLTKRKSKKKSLDQQLLMDIKKLKHDWETLENIIEHSIEPSEEGLLDLSLAKAKYFYLLREARYRKINALS; encoded by the coding sequence GTGTTAACGAAGAGGAAGTCCAAGAAGAAATCTTTAGACCAGCAGCTCTTAATGGATATAAAAAAGTTAAAGCATGACTGGGAGACGCTTGAAAATATTATTGAACATAGTATTGAACCCAGTGAAGAAGGCCTGCTTGATTTGTCATTGGCTAAAGCGAAGTATTTTTATTTGCTGAGGGAAGCCAGATATAGAAAGATTAATGCACTTTCCTGA
- the recR gene encoding recombination mediator RecR encodes MYYPEPISKLIDSFTKLPGIGPKTAVRLAFFVLEMEEDDVLEFGRSLVNAKRELTHCSNCGHITDQDPCSICQDESRDQSIICVVQDPKDVIAMEKMKEFSGKYHVLHGAISPMDGIGPEDINVASLINRLKDEEVEELILATNPNIEGEATAMYISRLVKPSGIRMTRIAHGLPVGGDLEYADEVTLSKALEGRRDL; translated from the coding sequence ATGTATTACCCGGAACCAATATCAAAGCTGATTGATAGTTTTACAAAGCTGCCAGGGATCGGACCTAAAACAGCTGTCCGCCTGGCTTTTTTTGTTCTCGAGATGGAAGAGGACGATGTATTAGAATTTGGCAGATCGCTCGTTAATGCCAAACGGGAGTTAACCCACTGTTCGAATTGCGGTCATATTACCGACCAGGATCCCTGCTCGATCTGCCAGGATGAATCACGCGACCAGAGCATCATCTGTGTCGTTCAGGATCCTAAAGATGTCATCGCCATGGAGAAAATGAAAGAATTCAGCGGGAAGTACCATGTCCTGCATGGGGCGATTTCTCCAATGGACGGCATCGGACCTGAAGATATCAATGTAGCAAGCTTAATTAACCGGTTAAAAGACGAAGAGGTTGAAGAACTGATTCTGGCGACGAACCCGAATATAGAAGGGGAAGCTACAGCGATGTACATTTCCCGGCTGGTGAAGCCGTCAGGAATCCGAATGACGAGGATCGCTCATGGTCTTCCAGTCGGCGGAGATTTGGAATATGCGGATGAGGTTACTTTATCGAAAGCCCTGGAAGGTCGACGAGATTTATAA
- a CDS encoding YbaB/EbfC family nucleoid-associated protein: protein MRGGGNMNNMMKQMQKMQKKMMKAQEELYEMTFEATAGGGMVKVTANGKKEITDVEINEEVVDPDDVEMLQDLIITATNDVIRQVDDKTNDTMGQFTKGMPGGMF, encoded by the coding sequence ATGCGTGGTGGAGGAAACATGAACAATATGATGAAACAAATGCAGAAAATGCAGAAGAAAATGATGAAGGCTCAGGAAGAGCTTTATGAAATGACATTTGAAGCTACAGCCGGAGGCGGAATGGTTAAGGTTACCGCAAACGGGAAAAAAGAAATTACAGATGTTGAAATCAACGAAGAAGTAGTAGATCCAGATGATGTGGAAATGCTTCAGGATTTGATTATAACAGCGACGAACGATGTTATTCGTCAAGTAGACGATAAAACTAATGATACTATGGGACAATTCACGAAAGGTATGCCTGGAGGAATGTTCTAG
- the dnaX gene encoding DNA polymerase III subunit gamma/tau — protein MSYQALYRVWRPRNFEDVVGQTHITRTLQNAMEQDKFSHAYLFSGPRGTGKTSAAKIFAKAVNCEKAPVKEPCNECSACLGIQDGSISDVIEIDAASNNGVEQIREIRDKVKYAPSAVSYKVYIIDEVHMLSMGAFNALLKTLEEPPKHVIFILATTEPHKIPLTIISRCQRFDFKRITQQAMVDRMEKIMAAEEINVAREALEIVALSAEGGMRDALSLLDQAISYSEDEVSVEDVLAVTGSVSQAKLSEVIQALNGQRVNDALSAIDELIQQGKDPGRFVFDLIYYLRDLLLFQSAPDLEHHLERAIPDEMLRSLAEELKASWIQQTIRELNKCQQEMKWTTSPKVFIEIAILNIADTQPASSGGADSEAVKQLSQKLSQLEQELARLKANPPAAQGSADQEPPKQKRTPARSGRNGYNVPYERIRIVLSEASKEDLVQVQNQWPNFMERLKQTNAPAHATLLNSKPSAASPQALILAFRYDIHCSLALEHQQTIEPLLAEFIGKPLTIIPIPFEKWQELREEYVRKQKNNKDQEGESSAAEEEGEEDPLISEARKLAGDDLIEIQD, from the coding sequence ATGAGCTATCAAGCACTTTATCGTGTTTGGCGCCCGAGAAATTTTGAAGATGTCGTAGGCCAGACCCATATTACCCGTACATTGCAAAACGCAATGGAACAAGACAAGTTCTCACATGCTTATTTGTTCTCCGGGCCTCGCGGTACCGGTAAAACGAGTGCGGCGAAAATCTTTGCCAAAGCCGTAAACTGTGAGAAGGCGCCCGTCAAGGAGCCATGCAACGAATGCTCGGCTTGTCTTGGAATCCAGGATGGCAGCATTTCGGATGTCATTGAAATTGATGCGGCTTCCAATAATGGTGTCGAGCAAATACGGGAAATTAGAGACAAAGTAAAATATGCCCCTAGTGCTGTTTCTTATAAAGTGTACATTATCGATGAAGTACATATGCTTTCCATGGGAGCTTTTAATGCCCTTTTAAAAACATTAGAAGAACCCCCGAAGCATGTGATTTTCATTTTAGCAACGACAGAGCCGCACAAAATTCCGCTGACGATCATTTCTCGATGCCAGCGATTTGATTTTAAACGAATCACCCAGCAGGCCATGGTCGATCGGATGGAAAAAATCATGGCAGCTGAAGAAATAAATGTTGCCAGAGAAGCATTGGAAATCGTAGCTCTCTCCGCAGAGGGGGGAATGCGTGACGCTTTAAGCCTTTTAGACCAGGCAATCTCTTACAGTGAAGATGAGGTTAGCGTTGAAGATGTACTGGCCGTCACTGGTTCGGTTTCTCAAGCGAAACTGTCGGAAGTCATCCAGGCTTTAAATGGCCAGAGAGTTAATGACGCTTTGTCGGCGATCGATGAATTAATTCAGCAGGGTAAAGATCCAGGAAGGTTTGTATTTGATCTTATCTACTACTTGCGGGATCTGCTTTTATTCCAAAGTGCTCCTGACCTGGAACATCATTTAGAGCGTGCGATCCCTGATGAAATGTTAAGGAGTTTAGCAGAAGAGCTCAAGGCTTCATGGATTCAGCAGACGATCCGTGAGTTAAATAAGTGCCAGCAGGAAATGAAATGGACAACCAGTCCAAAAGTGTTTATTGAAATCGCCATTTTAAATATTGCCGATACCCAGCCGGCTTCATCAGGCGGAGCCGATTCTGAAGCTGTTAAGCAGCTGTCGCAAAAACTTTCACAGCTCGAACAGGAATTAGCTAGGCTAAAAGCAAACCCGCCGGCTGCTCAAGGTTCCGCAGATCAGGAACCACCGAAGCAGAAGCGTACACCTGCAAGATCGGGAAGAAACGGGTATAATGTTCCGTATGAACGGATTCGCATTGTGTTAAGTGAAGCTTCTAAAGAGGATCTCGTCCAAGTGCAGAATCAGTGGCCGAACTTCATGGAGCGGTTGAAACAAACAAACGCTCCCGCGCATGCTACGCTGTTAAACAGCAAACCAAGTGCTGCATCCCCGCAGGCTTTAATTTTAGCGTTCCGTTACGATATTCACTGTTCTTTAGCGCTTGAACATCAGCAGACGATTGAACCGCTGCTCGCGGAATTCATAGGAAAGCCGCTGACGATCATTCCGATTCCATTTGAAAAATGGCAGGAGCTGCGTGAAGAATATGTAAGAAAACAAAAAAATAATAAAGATCAAGAAGGAGAATCATCTGCAGCTGAGGAAGAAGGAGAAGAAGATCCTTTAATCTCAGAAGCGAGAAAGCTGGCCGGTGACGATCTAATTGAAATTCAAGATTAA
- the tadA gene encoding tRNA adenosine(34) deaminase TadA, whose amino-acid sequence MKEKDQSYMKLAIEEAKKAQAIGEVPIGAVIVHNDEVIASGYNLRESSQLASSHAEFIAIEKANRAIGSWRLEDCTLYVTLEPCPMCAGAIVQSRIPRVVYGAADPKAGCAGTLMNLLVEERFNHQCDVTAGVMEEECGGLLTSFFKELREKKKRK is encoded by the coding sequence ATGAAAGAAAAAGATCAATCTTATATGAAATTAGCGATAGAAGAAGCCAAAAAGGCCCAGGCGATCGGTGAAGTTCCCATTGGAGCGGTGATTGTACATAATGATGAAGTCATTGCCAGCGGGTATAACCTGAGAGAATCTTCCCAGCTGGCCTCATCCCATGCAGAATTTATAGCGATTGAAAAAGCAAATCGGGCGATCGGAAGCTGGAGGCTTGAAGACTGCACGTTATATGTGACGCTTGAACCTTGCCCGATGTGTGCGGGGGCGATTGTTCAATCACGGATTCCAAGAGTGGTGTATGGGGCCGCGGATCCTAAAGCCGGCTGTGCCGGGACGTTAATGAATTTGCTTGTAGAAGAGCGGTTTAACCACCAGTGCGACGTGACCGCCGGAGTAATGGAGGAAGAATGCGGCGGATTGCTGACTTCTTTTTTCAAAGAACTGAGGGAAAAGAAGAAAAGGAAATGA
- a CDS encoding LysM peptidoglycan-binding domain-containing protein, translating to MQIHVVAQGESVYSIANLYETTPNSIIEANELETPGNLVIGQALVIPIIGQFYFVQPGDSLFEVARRFGTTVEQLIQVNQLQPGAVLPVGFRLYIPQAPKTDITTNAYIEPFGGEVSEALQTAAQRRAPYLSYLAPFSYRIQTDASLQAPPLDDFKQIAQANGAALMMVVTNLTDEGFSDELGRQILTDEQFQNNLLDNIVQTAKQVGFLDIHFDLEFLPADLGENYNQFLRKAKQRLSSEGLLLSTALAPKTSGEQVGQWYEAHDYAAHGEIVDFVVLMTYEWGYSGGPPMAVSPIDQVRKVVDYAVTVIPPEKILLGQNLYGYDWTLPFVPGGEFARAISPQQAIQIARENNVAISYDQKAQAPFFTYTDGEGKEHEVWFEDARSIQAKFDLIRELNLKGISYWKLGLSFPQNWELLNSQFNIVKNE from the coding sequence ATGCAGATCCATGTAGTCGCACAGGGTGAATCTGTTTATTCCATTGCTAACCTATATGAAACGACACCAAATAGTATTATTGAAGCAAACGAGCTGGAGACCCCCGGCAATTTAGTCATTGGCCAGGCGCTCGTCATTCCGATTATCGGCCAGTTTTATTTTGTTCAGCCCGGTGACAGCTTATTCGAGGTTGCAAGAAGATTCGGCACCACTGTGGAACAGCTGATCCAGGTGAATCAGCTGCAGCCGGGAGCTGTACTGCCTGTCGGTTTCAGACTTTATATTCCACAGGCTCCTAAGACCGATATTACCACAAATGCCTATATCGAGCCTTTTGGAGGGGAAGTTTCAGAAGCCTTGCAGACAGCGGCTCAAAGAAGGGCTCCTTATTTAAGTTACTTGGCTCCTTTTAGTTACCGGATTCAAACAGATGCTTCCCTGCAGGCGCCTCCACTCGATGATTTCAAACAAATTGCACAGGCTAACGGAGCGGCTTTAATGATGGTGGTCACTAACTTAACAGATGAAGGTTTCAGTGATGAGCTCGGCCGGCAGATTTTAACCGATGAACAGTTCCAGAACAACCTGCTCGACAATATTGTCCAGACAGCCAAGCAGGTCGGGTTTCTCGACATTCACTTTGACCTTGAATTCCTGCCCGCTGACTTAGGAGAAAATTATAATCAATTTTTAAGAAAAGCGAAACAGCGGCTTTCAAGCGAAGGACTGCTTTTATCTACGGCCCTGGCCCCTAAAACGAGCGGCGAACAGGTGGGGCAGTGGTATGAAGCCCACGATTACGCAGCACACGGGGAGATCGTAGACTTTGTTGTATTAATGACATATGAGTGGGGCTACAGCGGCGGTCCTCCAATGGCTGTTTCTCCAATTGATCAGGTACGAAAAGTCGTCGACTATGCCGTGACCGTTATACCGCCTGAAAAAATCTTACTCGGCCAGAATTTATATGGCTACGACTGGACCTTGCCTTTTGTACCAGGGGGCGAATTCGCAAGAGCCATCAGTCCTCAGCAAGCCATTCAAATCGCACGTGAAAATAATGTAGCGATCTCTTATGACCAGAAAGCTCAAGCCCCGTTTTTCACATACACCGATGGAGAAGGAAAAGAGCATGAAGTATGGTTTGAAGATGCCCGTTCGATTCAGGCGAAGTTTGATTTAATCAGGGAATTGAATTTAAAAGGCATTAGCTACTGGAAGCTCGGGCTCTCCTTCCCGCAAAACTGGGAACTTTTAAACAGCCAATTCAATATCGTAAAAAATGAGTAA
- a CDS encoding DUF3891 family protein, whose amino-acid sequence MIVNEQENHFLMIAQHDHALVSGEIVLHWRNKFLLRSKLREEADWAISQHDRAWIPLDQSPLWNDEKQRPYSFVDYPVEEKLKAYQQGIQEVADRSYYAGILCSNHYQSFFSKDSDDPLVLRFLKEEEERCRKLAKKMKMEVPPDIYQLHFDRLQFCDDISLYVCMQEPGIDKEDEIKWFKNGFRQKFDGAPNGIMPKWPDPMHVTLDPFPFEHPFNVRIPYRLVNKEDIKNKGLTDAYQEADVHEREVRFIPE is encoded by the coding sequence ATGATTGTAAACGAGCAGGAGAACCACTTTTTAATGATTGCTCAGCATGATCATGCATTGGTTTCCGGAGAGATCGTCCTTCACTGGAGGAATAAGTTCTTGCTTCGTTCTAAACTGCGTGAAGAAGCTGACTGGGCGATTTCCCAGCATGACCGGGCGTGGATTCCTCTGGATCAATCGCCGTTATGGAATGATGAGAAGCAGCGGCCTTATTCCTTTGTCGATTATCCAGTCGAAGAAAAATTGAAGGCTTATCAGCAGGGGATTCAAGAAGTCGCTGATCGGTCTTATTATGCAGGGATTTTGTGCAGCAATCACTATCAGTCGTTTTTTTCAAAAGACAGTGACGACCCATTGGTTCTTCGTTTTCTTAAAGAAGAAGAAGAGCGGTGCCGCAAACTGGCTAAAAAGATGAAGATGGAGGTCCCGCCGGATATTTATCAGCTCCACTTTGATCGGCTTCAGTTTTGTGATGATATATCTCTTTATGTGTGTATGCAGGAGCCCGGTATTGATAAAGAAGATGAAATCAAATGGTTTAAAAATGGATTCCGCCAGAAATTTGATGGAGCTCCAAACGGAATTATGCCTAAATGGCCGGATCCAATGCACGTAACACTCGATCCATTTCCATTTGAGCATCCGTTTAATGTACGCATCCCATACCGCCTGGTCAACAAAGAAGATATTAAAAACAAAGGCCTTACCGATGCTTACCAGGAAGCAGACGTCCATGAGCGGGAAGTAAGGTTTATTCCCGAGTAA
- a CDS encoding type 1 glutamine amidotransferase domain-containing protein, producing the protein MSKIACVMTSMFEDVEYTQPADAFSTQGHEITTIEWEAGKEVKGKQGETTVTIDKSIDDVQPQDFDALFIPGGFSPDQLRGDEKFVKFAKHFMDEKKPVFAICHGPQLLITAKTLEGRTATGFKSIAVDMEYAGVNFKDEEVVVCGDQLVTSRQPDDLPAFNSEALKLLNK; encoded by the coding sequence ATGAGTAAGATTGCATGTGTTATGACTTCCATGTTTGAAGATGTAGAGTATACTCAGCCTGCCGACGCTTTTTCAACACAAGGCCATGAAATAACTACTATTGAATGGGAAGCGGGTAAAGAAGTTAAAGGTAAACAGGGAGAAACAACTGTAACGATTGATAAATCCATTGATGATGTACAGCCGCAGGATTTTGATGCGCTGTTTATTCCAGGTGGATTCTCTCCGGATCAGCTGCGCGGGGATGAGAAATTTGTTAAATTTGCAAAGCACTTTATGGATGAGAAAAAGCCTGTATTTGCTATCTGTCACGGACCACAACTGTTAATTACAGCAAAAACATTAGAAGGCCGTACAGCCACCGGCTTCAAATCGATTGCTGTCGATATGGAGTATGCCGGAGTGAACTTTAAAGACGAGGAAGTTGTCGTATGCGGGGATCAGCTTGTCACAAGCCGCCAGCCTGATGATCTTCCAGCCTTTAACAGTGAAGCTCTAAAACTGTTAAATAAATAA
- a CDS encoding lysine N(6)-hydroxylase/L-ornithine N(5)-oxygenase family protein, translating into MSKPLYDVIGIGIGPYNLGLAALLDQTDLKGIFFDETPEFNWHPGMLIEKMDLQVPFIADLATFADPKSPYTFMNYLYEHNRMFPFFFHQHFKIPRQEYNDYLQWVAGQLDDIYFHHQVIDVIDHPEAFYEVVTKEIDTGRRKSHFAKHVVMGTGSKPLILDGMDGLPEEDVIHTSRYMYEREQLLHAKDVTVVGSGQSALEILLDLLEEQRRNDMKLTLLSRTGGLFQLDQAKFAQEFFTPEYVDYYHSLSFEQRQKNLETLGALRKGIDPDTLTRLYTNLYHKTAGGQDSRVTINPMTEVKSIEKSSSGYKLHCEQWQEELEYTYQTEKVILATGYKPHIPEWFMERFKDKIEWDDEKAYKVTRDYQLVFKEPRSRHFFTLTNLVPSHGAGATNLGLSVQRNVHIINTIAGKELYKNQEQTAFQTFSMQNYT; encoded by the coding sequence TTGTCGAAACCATTATACGACGTCATTGGGATTGGGATTGGTCCATATAATTTAGGACTGGCCGCATTATTGGATCAGACCGACTTAAAAGGAATATTTTTTGATGAAACTCCAGAATTCAACTGGCACCCGGGAATGCTTATCGAAAAGATGGACTTACAGGTGCCGTTTATTGCCGATTTAGCTACATTTGCAGACCCTAAAAGCCCTTATACATTTATGAACTACTTATATGAACATAATCGGATGTTTCCTTTTTTCTTTCATCAGCATTTTAAAATTCCGCGACAGGAATACAACGATTACCTACAGTGGGTCGCCGGACAGCTGGATGACATTTATTTCCATCATCAGGTCATTGATGTGATTGATCATCCGGAAGCTTTTTATGAAGTGGTTACGAAAGAGATCGATACGGGAAGAAGAAAAAGCCATTTTGCTAAGCACGTGGTCATGGGAACAGGAAGCAAACCGCTTATTCTTGATGGAATGGATGGCCTGCCAGAAGAAGATGTCATTCACACGAGCCGTTATATGTATGAAAGGGAACAGCTGCTTCACGCAAAAGATGTAACCGTGGTAGGTTCCGGGCAGAGTGCGTTAGAAATATTATTAGATTTGTTAGAAGAACAAAGACGTAATGATATGAAACTGACGCTGCTTTCAAGAACAGGCGGGCTGTTTCAACTGGATCAGGCGAAGTTTGCCCAGGAGTTTTTCACCCCGGAATATGTCGATTATTATCATTCATTAAGCTTTGAGCAGAGGCAGAAAAACCTGGAGACGCTTGGCGCACTGCGAAAAGGAATTGACCCTGATACCCTGACCCGTCTTTATACGAACTTGTACCACAAAACCGCCGGAGGACAGGACAGCCGCGTGACGATTAATCCTATGACCGAGGTGAAATCGATCGAGAAAAGCAGCAGCGGGTATAAGCTTCACTGTGAACAATGGCAGGAGGAACTGGAATATACGTATCAGACGGAGAAAGTGATTTTGGCGACTGGGTATAAGCCGCATATCCCTGAATGGTTTATGGAACGATTTAAAGACAAGATCGAATGGGATGATGAAAAAGCGTATAAAGTCACCCGTGATTACCAGCTCGTTTTTAAAGAACCGCGCAGCCGCCACTTTTTCACACTGACGAATCTCGTTCCTTCTCATGGAGCAGGGGCAACGAATTTAGGATTATCTGTTCAGCGGAATGTGCATATTATTAATACGATTGCTGGTAAAGAGTTGTACAAAAACCAGGAGCAGACCGCATTTCAGACTTTTTCTATGCAAAATTACACGTAA
- the acsA gene encoding acetate--CoA ligase: MDMQPITARAGKHNLENYEEMYKNFKWDEVKTEFSWSETGKVNIAYEAVDKHAENPDKKDQAALIYTAPNREEVLTFDQLKRQSNQFANVLKKHDVKKGDRVFLFMHRSPEFYASFLGILKTGAIAGPLFEAFMEQAVRDRLEDSEASVLITTPDLLERVPQEELPNLEKIILVGASDPGKHISYDEEMAFASEEFEIEWVDLEDGMLLHYTSGSTGKPKGVYHVHNAMLQHYQTGKWVLDLKEDDVYWCTADPGWVTGTSYGIFAPWLNGVTNVVRGGRFSPDDWYGTIANQKVSVWYSAPTAFRKMLSAGEETAKQHDLSSLRHILSVGEPLNPEVITWGLKAFDLRIHDTWWMTETGGMLICNYPAVDIRPGSMGKPFPGIVASIVDNEGNELPANQMGNLAIREGWPSMMRAVWNNPGKYESYFINGWYVSGDSAYKDEEGYFWFQGRLDDVINTSGERVGPFEVESKLIEHEAVAEAGVIGKPDPERGEIIKAFITLRDGYSESDELLEEIRQFVKKGLSAHAAPREIEIRDTIPKTRSGKIMRRLLKSWELGLPTGDTSTLEE; encoded by the coding sequence ATGGATATGCAGCCAATCACAGCAAGAGCGGGAAAACACAACTTAGAAAATTATGAAGAAATGTACAAGAACTTTAAATGGGATGAAGTCAAAACGGAATTCAGCTGGAGTGAGACAGGGAAAGTCAACATTGCTTATGAAGCAGTAGATAAGCATGCCGAGAATCCGGACAAAAAGGATCAGGCGGCCCTGATTTATACAGCTCCTAATCGTGAAGAAGTGTTAACATTTGACCAATTGAAGCGTCAAAGTAATCAATTTGCTAACGTATTAAAGAAACATGATGTAAAAAAAGGCGACCGTGTCTTTTTATTTATGCATAGAAGCCCGGAGTTTTACGCTTCCTTCCTTGGAATATTAAAAACTGGTGCTATCGCCGGTCCGCTGTTTGAAGCATTTATGGAGCAGGCCGTCCGTGACCGCCTTGAAGACAGTGAGGCCAGCGTACTTATTACGACTCCGGATTTATTAGAGCGTGTCCCTCAGGAAGAGCTTCCTAACTTAGAGAAAATCATCCTTGTCGGTGCGTCTGATCCAGGAAAGCACATCAGCTATGATGAAGAGATGGCGTTTGCATCTGAAGAATTTGAGATTGAGTGGGTAGATCTTGAAGATGGAATGCTTCTGCACTATACGTCAGGCTCTACAGGTAAGCCAAAAGGGGTTTATCATGTCCACAATGCGATGCTGCAGCACTACCAGACAGGTAAATGGGTGCTGGATTTAAAAGAAGATGATGTGTACTGGTGTACAGCTGACCCAGGATGGGTAACTGGAACTAGTTATGGAATATTTGCTCCTTGGCTTAATGGTGTCACTAACGTGGTTCGCGGAGGACGCTTCAGCCCGGATGATTGGTATGGCACAATTGCCAATCAGAAGGTAAGCGTATGGTACTCTGCCCCGACAGCATTTAGAAAAATGCTGAGCGCCGGAGAAGAAACGGCTAAGCAGCATGATCTGTCCTCCTTAAGACACATTCTTAGCGTCGGAGAGCCGCTTAATCCGGAAGTTATTACTTGGGGGCTTAAAGCCTTTGATTTGAGAATTCATGATACGTGGTGGATGACAGAGACAGGCGGTATGCTGATCTGTAACTATCCAGCTGTAGATATCCGACCTGGTTCTATGGGTAAACCTTTCCCTGGAATTGTAGCGTCGATCGTAGATAATGAAGGAAATGAACTTCCTGCCAATCAGATGGGGAACCTGGCGATTCGTGAAGGCTGGCCTTCCATGATGAGAGCCGTTTGGAACAACCCTGGTAAATACGAAAGCTATTTCATTAATGGCTGGTATGTATCTGGTGACAGCGCCTATAAAGATGAAGAAGGGTATTTCTGGTTCCAGGGTCGTTTAGATGATGTAATTAACACATCCGGTGAGCGAGTCGGCCCATTTGAAGTCGAAAGTAAGCTGATTGAACATGAAGCCGTTGCTGAAGCTGGTGTAATCGGGAAGCCTGACCCTGAAAGAGGGGAAATCATCAAAGCGTTCATTACGCTTCGTGATGGATATAGCGAGTCAGATGAACTTCTCGAAGAAATTCGCCAGTTCGTGAAAAAAGGATTGAGTGCTCACGCAGCGCCGCGGGAAATTGAAATTAGGGATACGATTCCTAAAACACGAAGCGGTAAGATTATGCGTCGTCTCCTCAAGTCCTGGGAGCTTGGGCTGCCGACAGGAGATACATCTACACTCGAAGAATAA
- the queF gene encoding preQ(1) synthase, with protein MPGRKDDQLTDLTLLGSQNNEYSFEYNPAALETFDNQHPNRDYFVKFNCPEFTTLCPKTGQPDFATIYISYIPDVKMVESKSLKLYLFSFRNHGDFHEDSVNTMMNDLIELMDPRYIEVWGKFTPRGGISIDPYCNYGKPGTKYEKMADYRMMNHDMYPETIDNR; from the coding sequence ATGCCAGGCCGCAAAGACGACCAATTAACTGACTTAACCCTTTTGGGCAGTCAGAACAATGAATATTCATTTGAATATAACCCAGCAGCATTAGAAACATTCGACAACCAGCACCCAAACCGTGATTACTTTGTAAAATTCAACTGTCCTGAGTTTACGACGTTATGTCCTAAAACAGGCCAGCCCGATTTTGCGACAATCTATATCAGCTACATCCCTGATGTCAAAATGGTAGAAAGTAAATCACTAAAACTTTACCTTTTCAGCTTCCGCAACCACGGGGATTTCCACGAAGACAGCGTGAATACTATGATGAACGATCTTATTGAATTAATGGATCCGCGCTACATTGAAGTATGGGGTAAATTCACGCCTAGAGGCGGCATCTCCATTGACCCTTACTGCAACTATGGAAAACCGGGAACGAAATACGAAAAAATGGCCGACTACCGGATGATGAATCACGATATGTATCCGGAAACTATTGATAACCGGTAA